The following coding sequences are from one Phyllostomus discolor isolate MPI-MPIP mPhyDis1 chromosome 11, mPhyDis1.pri.v3, whole genome shotgun sequence window:
- the PDLIM3 gene encoding PDZ and LIM domain protein 3 isoform X2, with protein sequence MPQNVVLPGPAPWGFRLSGGIDFNQPLIITRITPGSKAAAAHLCPGDVILAIDGFGTESMTHADAQDRIKAAAHQLCLKIDRAETRLWSPQVSEDGKAHPFKINLESEPQEFRPIGTGHNRRAQPFVAAANLDDKRQVVSASYNSPIGLYSTSNIRDALHGQLRGLLPSSPQPEPTASVPPQSDVYRMLHDSPDGPAPPRQSGSFRVLQELVDDGPDDRPAGTRSVRAPVTKVHGGAGSTQKMPLCDKCGSGIVGAVVKARDKYRHPHCFVCADCGLNLKQKGYFFVEGELYCEAHARARTRPPEGYDTVTLYPKA encoded by the exons ATTACCCCAGGCAGCAAGGCGGCAGCGGCCCACCTGTGCCCGGGCGACGTCATCCTGGCCATTGATGGCTTCGGGACGGAGTCCATGACGCACGCCGACGCGCAGGACCGGATCAAGGCAGCAGCACACCAGCTGTGCCTCAAGATCGACAG GGCGGAAACTCGCCTGTGGTCCCCACAGGTATCTGAAGACGGGAAGGCGCATCCTTTCAAGATCAACTTGGAATCAGAACCCCAG GAGTTCAGACCCATTGGTACCGGGCACAACAGAAGGGCCCAGCCTTTTGTTGCAGCTGCAAACCTTGATGACAAAAGACAGGTAGTGAGCGCCTCCTATAACTCACCCATTGGGCTCTATTCAACTAGCAATATCCGCGACGCGCTGCACGGACAGCTGCGGGGTCTCCTTCCTAGCTCGCCGCAACC CGAACCCACGGCCTCGGTGCCCCCGCAGTCGGACGTGTACCGCATGCTCCACGACAGCCCGGACGGACCCGCCCCGCCGCGCCAGTCCGGCTCCTTCCGGGTGCTCCAGGAGCTGGTGGACGACGGCCCCG atgacCGCCCTGCGGGGACTCGGAGTGTGAGAGCTCCTGTTACCAAAGTCCACGGTGGCGCTGGCAGCACACAGAAGATGCCACTCTGTGACAAGTGCGGGAGTGGCATTGT CGGGGCAGTCGTGAAGGCGCGGGACAAGTACCGGCACCCGCACTGCTTTGTGTGTGCCGACTGCGGCCTCAACCTCAAGCAGAAGGGCTACTTCTTCGTGGAGGGCGAGCTGTACTGCGAAGCGCACGCCAGAGCGCGCACGAGGCCCCCGGAGGGCTACGACACAGTCACTCTCTACCCCAAGGCTTGA
- the PDLIM3 gene encoding PDZ and LIM domain protein 3 isoform X1, producing the protein MPQNVVLPGPAPWGFRLSGGIDFNQPLIITRITPGSKAAAAHLCPGDVILAIDGFGTESMTHADAQDRIKAAAHQLCLKIDRAETRLWSPQVSEDGKAHPFKINLESEPQDVNYFEHKHNIRPKPFVIPGRSSACSTPSGIDGGSGRSTPSSVSTISSICPGDLKVAAKMAPNIPLEMELPGVKIVHAQFNTPMQLYSEDNIMETLQGQVSTALGEAPPMSEPTASVPPQSDVYRMLHDSPDGPAPPRQSGSFRVLQELVDDGPDDRPAGTRSVRAPVTKVHGGAGSTQKMPLCDKCGSGIVGAVVKARDKYRHPHCFVCADCGLNLKQKGYFFVEGELYCEAHARARTRPPEGYDTVTLYPKA; encoded by the exons ATTACCCCAGGCAGCAAGGCGGCAGCGGCCCACCTGTGCCCGGGCGACGTCATCCTGGCCATTGATGGCTTCGGGACGGAGTCCATGACGCACGCCGACGCGCAGGACCGGATCAAGGCAGCAGCACACCAGCTGTGCCTCAAGATCGACAG GGCGGAAACTCGCCTGTGGTCCCCACAGGTATCTGAAGACGGGAAGGCGCATCCTTTCAAGATCAACTTGGAATCAGAACCCCAG GACGTGAACTACTTCGAGCACAAGCACAACATTCGGCCCAAACCTTTCGTAATTCCAGGCCGGAGCAG TGCGTGCAGCACACCGTCGGGCATCGACGGCGGCAGCGGGCGGAGCACCCCTTCTTCGGTCAGCACGATTAGCAGTATTTGCCCGGGCGACTTGAAAGTGGCCGCTAAGATGGCCCCTAACATTCCTTTGGAAATGGAGCTCCCTGGTGTGAAGATTGTGCACGCCCAGTTTAACACACCCATGCAGTTGTACTCAGAGGACAACATTATGGAGACGCTGCAGGGTCAGGTTTCAACAGCGCTAGGGGAAGCCCCCCCGATGAG CGAACCCACGGCCTCGGTGCCCCCGCAGTCGGACGTGTACCGCATGCTCCACGACAGCCCGGACGGACCCGCCCCGCCGCGCCAGTCCGGCTCCTTCCGGGTGCTCCAGGAGCTGGTGGACGACGGCCCCG atgacCGCCCTGCGGGGACTCGGAGTGTGAGAGCTCCTGTTACCAAAGTCCACGGTGGCGCTGGCAGCACACAGAAGATGCCACTCTGTGACAAGTGCGGGAGTGGCATTGT CGGGGCAGTCGTGAAGGCGCGGGACAAGTACCGGCACCCGCACTGCTTTGTGTGTGCCGACTGCGGCCTCAACCTCAAGCAGAAGGGCTACTTCTTCGTGGAGGGCGAGCTGTACTGCGAAGCGCACGCCAGAGCGCGCACGAGGCCCCCGGAGGGCTACGACACAGTCACTCTCTACCCCAAGGCTTGA
- the CCDC110 gene encoding coiled-coil domain-containing protein 110, with translation MSPGKSPDRVPSLDGDPWTVDEWRRVPPPLDRPLHPLNGPSLECDFLDKPHTRLTPRKVPPPSLRPAVAPSLPSPGPAALRGPSAPSRGRLGRRRPESPRLASLLPTKPKAVSGSVTEKHHQDKDEVDCVLLSASKILNSSECIKESGGSETEFGCVSESENQLQPQSALKALQHQLESFQALRIQTLQNVSMVQSEISEILNKSIIEVENPQFSSERNLVFNTHIEKPIENQEEILSMGKIHHFEDSRTLHSVEEKFSSNSMNGLSQGLHLPPHIHSKDIPTLRTPTDNSASNVTMSSSENSDVFKNYNNLYSFLPNVPQHVMSPAETVILDKSKTTVPSLKHGFCANLDDICHSIRQMKEELQQSQDKELELTNEIQTLKMDTNFQGNMACDLSPIRKENANFIKEENTESNLNEDMKSKRILELEALVNKLLPLRGTVSKLHLTFCRKCKKLSKSEIHRGKRNEKNNKEIPIANKNTIDLKFHSRLPKHTLSFFDPTKYEMKDKESQPFAAKRGSLFENEKTSKVHSVTEQCVAKIQYLQNYLKESMQIQKKVTELENENLTLKTKIKSLVFTTQSLIQKIEMYEKQLKNLFHEKNTLQSKLIKTEEDGKECLKELKKIISKYNVLEEQNKTLEEKNGQLSLEKQQMIDTLDQLKSKEQKTQNDMAVVRNENNRMSIEMEAMKTNILVIQDEKDVLEKKTYELIKEKSSLENELKENQLEIMQLKEKERLAKTEQETLLQIIETVKNDKLDLETTLQESTAARQMMEREIENIQTYRSTAEENFLNEIKNAKSEASIYKNSLSDMSNECEMLSKMVMEMKADNQILKEELKKHSQENANFENSISRLTEDKILLENYVRSIENERDTLEFEMRNLRREYLNLSEKICGQRGNLSEMGRISRREKFHFDSYDTYEDTSRPRYRPSAPDGKGMYTLVGR, from the exons ATGAGCCCCGGTAAGAGCCCGGACAGGGTGCCGTCCCTTGATGGGGACCCGTGGACGGTGGATGAGTGGCGGAGGGTGCCGCCTCCCCTGGACCGGCCCCTACATCCCCTAAACGGGCCCAGTCTGGAGTGTGATTTTCTTGACAAGCCGCATACCCGCCTCACCCCGAGAAAAGTGCCGCCTCCATCCTTGCGCCCTGCGGTAGCTCCCAGCCTCCCGTCACCGGGTCCAGCCGCGCTGCGTGGCCCCAGCGCGCCCTCCCGTGGCCGCTTAGGGCGTCGGCGTCCCGAATCCCCACGCCTCGCCTCCCTTCTcccaacaaaaccaaaagccGTGTCTGGTTCTGTTACAGAAAAGCATCATCAGGACAAGGATGAAGTTGACTGCGTCCTCCTTTCAGCATCCAAGATCCTCAATTCCTCTGAGTGCATAAAGGAAAGCGGTGGCAGTGAAACAG AATTTGGCTGCGTATCAGAATCAGAAAATCAACTTCAACCACAATCAGCATTAAAA GCCCTTCAGCATCAACTGGAATCGTTTCAGGCTCTCCGGATACAGACCCTGCAGAATGTCAGCATG gtACAGTCTGAAATCAGTGAAATATTGAACAAAAGTATTATTGAAGTAGAAAACCCACAGTTTAGCTCTGAAAGAAATCTAGTATTCAACACACACATTGAAAAG CCTATAGAGAATCAAGAAGAAATCCTTTCCATGGGGAAAATTCATCATTTTGAGGATTCGAGGACTCTTCATTCAGTGGAAGAAAAATTCAGCAGCAATAGCATGAACGGTCTCTCTCAGGGTCTGCATCTCCCACCCCACATACATTCCAAGGACATACCAACTCTGAGAACTCCAACAGATAATTCAGCTTCAAACGTAACGATGAGCTCTTCAGAAAATTCTGACGTATTCAAGAATTATAATAACCTTTATAGTTTTCTACCTAATGTGCCTCAACACGTCATGTCTCCAGCTGAGACAGTAATTCTGGATAAGTCCAAAACTACTGTGCCTTCCCTCAAGCATGGATTTTGTGCAAATTTAGACGATATTTGCCATTCTATCaggcagatgaaggaagagcTTCAGCAGTCACAGGACAAGGAACTGGAACTTACAAATGaaattcaaactttaaaaatggatACAAATTTTCAAGGTAATATGGCATGTGACCTGTCCCCCATTCGCAAGGAAAATGCTAACTTtattaaggaagaaaatactgAAAGTAACTTAAATGAAGATATGAAATCAAAgagaattttagaattagaagCATTAGTAAACAAATTACTCCCGCTCAGGGGAACAGTGTCAAAACTGCATTTGACTTTTTGTaggaaatgtaaaaaattatctAAGAGTGAAATACACAGGggaaaaaggaatgagaaaaacaataaagaaattccTATCGCTAACAAGAATACTATAGATTTAAAATTCCACTCCAGACTTCCAAAACACACACTGTCGTTCTTTGACCCAACAAAGtatgaaatgaaagacaaagagagccAACCATTTGCAGCAAAACGAGGCTCattatttgaaaatgagaaaacatccAAAGTCCACTCTGTGACGGAGCAGTGTGTTGCAAAAATTCAGTACTTACAGAATTACCTAAAAGAATCTATGCAGATACAGAAAAAAGTAACCGAACTAGAGAATGAAAATCTAACCCTGAAGACCAAAATAAAATCTCTTGTCTTCACCACACAGTCTCTGatacagaaaattgaaatgtacGAAAAGCAACTGAAGAATTTGTTTCACGAAAAGAACACCCTTCAATCcaaattaattaaaacagaaGAAGATGGCAAAGAATGTcttaaagaactgaaaaaaataatcagtaaatataatgttctcgaagaacaaaataaaactctagaggaaaaaaatggccaaCTTTCTCTGGAGAAGCAACAAATGATTGACACATTAGATCAGCTGAaaagtaaagaacagaaaactcaaaatgataTGGCCGTTGTCCGTAATGAAAATAATCGGATGAGCATAGAAAtggaagcaatgaaaacaaatattctcGTGATACAAGATGAAAAGGACGTGctagagaagaaaacatatgagctcatcaaggaaaaaagctcccttgaaaatgaactcaaagaaaACCAGCTCGAGATAATGCAgctaaaggagaaagaaagattgGCGAAAACCGAACAAGAGACGCTTCTCCAAATAATAGAAACAGTTAAAAATGATAAACTTGATCTTGAAACAACATTACAAGAATCTACCGCTGCGAGACAAATGATGGAAAGAGAAATCGAGAACATTCAAACGTACCGATCCACGGCAGAAGAGAATTTTCTGAACGAAATAAAAAACGCAAAGTCCGAAGCAAGTATCTATAAGAACAGTCTATCAGACATGAGCAATGAATGTGAAATGTTGTCAAAAATGGTCATGGAAATGAAAGCAGATAATCAGATTCTAAAGGAAGAACTGAAAAAACACAGCCAGGAAAACGCGAACTTTGAAAACAGCATCAGTAGGCTCACGGAAGACAAAATCCTCTTGGAGAACTACGTGAGGAGCATAGAGAACGAACGAGATACCTTGGAATTTGAGATGCGCAACCTTCGAAGAGAATACTTGAATCTCAGTGAGAAAATCTGTGGCCAGCGTGGGAACCTGTCGGAAATGGGTCGCATTTCAAGAAGAGAGAAATTCCATTTCGACAGCTACGACACTTACGAAGACACCTCCAGGCCCAGGTACAGGCCTTCAGCTCCTGATGGGAAAGGTATGTACACTCTGGTGGGTCGATAG